In Rhodothermus marinus DSM 4252, a single genomic region encodes these proteins:
- a CDS encoding DUF2442 domain-containing protein, translating to MLHRRAQEVQVTDKKLIVALEDGRTLSVPLTWFPRLLHGTPEERANWRFIGNGEGIHWPDLDEDIEVAHLLAGIPSQESQHALQHWLQQRRKETALRRREA from the coding sequence ATGCTGCACCGCCGGGCTCAGGAAGTACAGGTTACCGACAAAAAACTGATCGTCGCGCTGGAAGACGGCCGCACCCTTAGCGTTCCACTGACCTGGTTCCCCCGGCTGCTGCATGGTACCCCCGAAGAGCGGGCAAACTGGCGTTTCATCGGCAACGGTGAAGGCATTCACTGGCCCGATCTGGACGAAGATATTGAGGTAGCCCATTTGCTGGCCGGCATTCCTTCTCAGGAAAGTCAACATGCCCTCCAGCACTGGCTGCAGCAGCGACGCAAAGAGACAGCTTTACGACGGCGCGAGGCATAG
- the metH gene encoding methionine synthase, whose amino-acid sequence MLDTHPLARLLQERILILDGAMGTLIQRHRLAEEDFRGARFADHPHPLRGNNDLLVLTQPELIRDIHRAYLEAGADLIETNTFNANAISQADYGLEHLVYELNVAAARLAREVADEYTRRAPERPRFVAGAIGPTNKTLSISPDVNNPAYRAVTFDEMVAVYREQVRGLLDGGVDVLLVETVFDTLNCKAALFAIQEEFHVRGRAVPVMVSGTIVDQSGRTLSGQTPEAFWISIAHMPHLLSVGLNCALGSGQMRPFIEELARVATVFTSLYPNAGLPDELGQYREMPEYMAAQLADYAREGWLNLAGGCCGTTPEHIRAIAEALEGLPPRRIPEVPRTLRLSGLEPLVFRPDLNFVNIGERTNVTGSRRFARLIREGRYEEALDVAREQVENGAQMIDVNMDEGLLDGVQAMTTFLNLIATEPEIARVPVVIDSSKWEVIEAGLKCLQGKGVVNSLSLKDGEEVFKERARRVRQYGAAVIVMAFDEQGQADTLERRIEICRRAYRILTEEVGFPPEDIIFDPNIYAVATGIPEHNRYAIDFLEATRWIKANLPYARVSGGISNLSFSFRGNEPVRQAMHTVFLYHAVQAGMDMGIVNPGQLGIYEEIDPELRERIEDVLFDRRPDATERLIALAQTLTQSAADAAESEMLAWRQAPVEERLRHALVKGITEFIEEDVEEARQKYGSPLAVIEGPLMDGMNVVGDLFGAGKMFLPQVVKSARVMKKAVAYLVPFLEAEKQKLGDTRPRARILLATVKGDVHDIGKNIVGVVLQCNGFEVIDLGVMVPADRILEEARRHRVDLIGLSGLITPSLDEMVHVARELERAGFDTPLLIGGATTSKVHTALKIDPCYHAPVVHVLDASRAVPVASALVDPDRRDAFAEEIRQEYEAIRRRHGRRTDEQLLTLEEARANRFTCDWSAVPITRPNRPGLTVFRNYPLAEIRRYIDWTPFFQAWELRGKYPRILDDPVKGPEARRLFADANRLLDEIIAHGWLQAHGVVGLFPANSRGDDVLVFADEARREVRAVLHFLRQQTPKRTGQPNRSLADYVAPVESGRADYIGAFAVTAGHGLEELVARFERAHDDYQAILAKALADRLAEAFAELLHERVRRELWGYAPDERLTNEELIAERYRGIRPAPGYPACPDHTEKWTLWELLEAERHTGIRLTEHLAMHPAASVCGYYLAHPEASYFNVGHLGMDQIEDYARRKGMTVEEVERWLAPRLAYDPAARADAA is encoded by the coding sequence ATGCTTGACACGCACCCGCTGGCCCGCCTGCTTCAGGAGCGGATTCTGATCCTCGACGGGGCGATGGGCACGCTGATCCAGCGCCATCGCCTCGCGGAAGAAGACTTCCGCGGCGCGCGCTTTGCCGATCATCCGCATCCGCTGCGGGGCAACAACGACCTGCTCGTCCTGACCCAGCCCGAGCTGATCCGCGACATCCATCGCGCTTACCTCGAAGCAGGGGCCGACCTGATCGAGACGAACACCTTCAACGCCAACGCCATCTCGCAGGCCGACTACGGCCTGGAGCACCTGGTCTATGAACTTAACGTGGCGGCCGCGCGCCTGGCCCGTGAAGTCGCCGACGAATACACGCGCCGCGCCCCCGAGCGTCCCCGCTTCGTGGCCGGTGCCATCGGCCCCACCAACAAGACGCTGTCGATCTCGCCCGACGTCAACAATCCCGCCTATCGGGCCGTCACCTTCGACGAAATGGTGGCCGTCTACCGGGAGCAGGTGCGCGGGCTGCTCGACGGCGGCGTCGATGTGCTGCTCGTCGAGACCGTCTTCGACACGCTCAACTGCAAGGCGGCGCTGTTCGCCATTCAGGAAGAATTTCACGTGCGCGGCCGGGCCGTGCCCGTCATGGTCTCAGGCACGATCGTGGACCAGAGCGGCCGCACGCTTTCGGGCCAGACGCCCGAGGCCTTCTGGATTTCCATTGCGCACATGCCGCACCTGCTCTCGGTGGGGCTCAACTGTGCACTCGGCTCCGGTCAGATGCGTCCGTTCATCGAGGAGCTGGCCCGCGTGGCCACCGTCTTCACCAGCCTCTACCCGAACGCCGGGCTGCCCGACGAACTCGGTCAGTATCGCGAAATGCCCGAGTACATGGCCGCGCAACTGGCCGATTACGCCCGCGAGGGCTGGCTCAACCTGGCCGGCGGCTGCTGCGGCACCACGCCCGAGCACATCCGCGCCATCGCCGAAGCGCTCGAAGGCCTTCCGCCCCGCCGCATTCCCGAGGTGCCGCGCACGCTGCGCCTTTCGGGACTGGAGCCGCTCGTCTTCCGACCCGACCTGAACTTCGTCAACATCGGCGAGCGCACGAACGTCACGGGCTCGCGTCGCTTCGCCCGCCTGATCCGCGAAGGCCGCTACGAAGAAGCGCTCGACGTGGCCCGCGAGCAGGTGGAAAACGGCGCCCAGATGATCGACGTGAACATGGACGAGGGCCTGCTCGACGGCGTGCAGGCCATGACCACGTTCCTGAACCTGATCGCCACCGAGCCGGAAATCGCCCGCGTGCCCGTGGTGATCGACTCGTCGAAGTGGGAGGTGATCGAGGCCGGGCTGAAGTGCCTGCAGGGCAAGGGCGTCGTCAATTCGCTTTCGCTCAAAGACGGCGAAGAGGTCTTCAAGGAACGCGCCCGGCGCGTGCGCCAGTACGGGGCGGCCGTCATCGTGATGGCCTTCGACGAGCAGGGCCAGGCCGACACGCTCGAACGCCGCATCGAGATCTGCCGCCGCGCCTACCGCATCCTGACCGAAGAAGTCGGCTTCCCGCCCGAAGACATCATCTTCGACCCGAACATCTACGCCGTCGCCACCGGCATTCCGGAGCACAACCGCTACGCGATCGACTTTCTGGAGGCCACGCGCTGGATCAAGGCGAACCTGCCCTACGCGCGCGTCTCGGGCGGCATCTCGAACCTGTCGTTTTCGTTCCGGGGCAACGAGCCGGTCCGCCAGGCCATGCACACGGTGTTTCTCTACCACGCCGTACAGGCCGGCATGGACATGGGCATCGTCAACCCCGGCCAGCTCGGGATCTATGAAGAAATCGACCCCGAGCTGCGCGAGCGGATCGAAGACGTGCTCTTCGACCGCCGGCCCGATGCCACCGAGCGTCTGATCGCGCTGGCCCAGACGCTGACGCAATCGGCCGCCGACGCCGCCGAGTCCGAAATGCTGGCCTGGCGCCAGGCGCCCGTCGAGGAGCGGCTGCGCCATGCGCTCGTCAAGGGCATCACGGAGTTTATCGAAGAAGACGTCGAGGAAGCCCGCCAGAAGTACGGCTCGCCGCTGGCCGTCATCGAAGGGCCGCTCATGGACGGGATGAACGTGGTGGGCGACCTGTTCGGCGCGGGCAAGATGTTTCTGCCCCAGGTGGTCAAAAGCGCCCGCGTGATGAAGAAGGCCGTGGCCTATCTGGTGCCGTTCCTGGAAGCCGAAAAGCAGAAACTGGGCGACACGCGGCCGCGCGCCCGCATCCTGCTGGCCACGGTCAAAGGCGATGTACATGACATCGGCAAGAACATCGTGGGCGTGGTGCTCCAGTGCAACGGCTTCGAGGTGATCGACCTGGGCGTGATGGTACCCGCCGACCGCATCCTCGAAGAAGCCCGCCGCCACCGGGTGGACCTGATCGGCCTGAGCGGACTGATCACGCCAAGCCTCGACGAGATGGTGCACGTGGCCCGCGAGCTGGAGCGGGCCGGCTTCGACACGCCGCTGCTGATCGGTGGCGCTACGACCTCAAAGGTGCACACGGCCCTGAAGATCGATCCCTGCTACCACGCGCCCGTCGTGCACGTGCTCGATGCCTCGCGGGCCGTGCCGGTGGCCAGCGCCCTCGTCGATCCTGACCGTCGCGATGCCTTCGCGGAAGAAATCCGCCAGGAGTACGAGGCGATCCGACGGCGCCACGGTCGCCGAACCGACGAACAACTGCTGACCCTCGAAGAGGCGCGGGCCAACCGCTTCACGTGTGACTGGTCGGCCGTGCCAATTACGCGCCCGAACCGTCCGGGCCTGACCGTCTTCCGCAACTACCCGCTGGCGGAGATCCGGCGCTATATCGACTGGACGCCGTTCTTCCAGGCCTGGGAGCTGCGCGGCAAGTATCCGCGCATTCTGGACGACCCGGTAAAAGGTCCCGAGGCGCGACGGCTGTTTGCTGATGCCAACCGGCTGCTGGACGAAATCATCGCGCACGGCTGGTTGCAGGCGCACGGCGTCGTCGGACTGTTTCCGGCCAACAGCCGGGGCGACGACGTGCTCGTATTCGCCGACGAAGCGCGACGCGAGGTGCGGGCCGTGCTGCACTTCCTGCGCCAGCAGACCCCCAAGCGGACGGGCCAGCCCAACCGCTCGCTGGCCGACTACGTAGCGCCCGTCGAGAGCGGCCGCGCCGACTACATCGGCGCCTTCGCCGTGACGGCCGGCCACGGGCTGGAAGAACTGGTGGCCCGCTTCGAGCGCGCCCACGACGACTACCAGGCCATTCTGGCCAAAGCGCTGGCCGATCGCCTGGCCGAGGCGTTCGCCGAGCTGCTGCACGAACGCGTCCGGCGCGAGCTGTGGGGCTATGCGCCCGACGAACGGCTGACGAACGAGGAACTGATCGCCGAGCGCTACCGCGGGATTCGTCCGGCGCCCGGCTATCCGGCCTGTCCCGACCACACGGAGAAGTGGACGCTCTGGGAACTGCTGGAGGCCGAACGCCACACGGGCATTCGGCTCACCGAGCATCTGGCCATGCACCCGGCCGCATCCGTGTGCGGCTACTACCTGGCCCATCCCGAGGCGTCCTATTTCAACGTGGGACACCTGGGCATGGACCAGATCGAAGACTACGCCCGGCGCAAGGGCATGACCGTCGAGGAAGTCGAACGCTGGCTGGCTCCACGCCTGGCCTACGACCCGGCCGCCCGCGCCGACGCCGCGTGA